The Kaustia mangrovi genome has a segment encoding these proteins:
- a CDS encoding FecCD family ABC transporter permease: MSLAAPTVRQSARPRMPLLAGLGLAAAAMFVLSLAIGYAPFDLGAAIGDALAGQRSLAALILLELRLPRALLGLLVGFTLGLAGAVMQGFLRNPLAEPGIIGVSGAAALGAVLVFYTGLAAVSSLLLPLGGIAAALCAGLVLFMLAGRGTTTTTLILAGVAMNSLAGALISLVLNLSPNPYAATEIMFWLMGSLADRSLVHVWIVLPLMAAGWAMMLWTARVLDALTLGEQTAQSLGFDLRITRVVIVSGIALSVGSAVAVSGAIGFVGLVVPHLLRPFTGHRPAALLVASGLGGAVLTLAADVAVRLVAAQPELKLGVVTALIGAPFLFSLIWRLRGQMR, encoded by the coding sequence ATGAGCCTTGCCGCCCCGACCGTTCGGCAGTCGGCGCGCCCGCGCATGCCGCTCCTTGCGGGGCTCGGGCTGGCGGCGGCGGCGATGTTTGTCCTGTCGCTGGCCATCGGCTATGCGCCCTTCGATCTCGGCGCGGCCATCGGCGACGCGCTGGCAGGCCAGAGGAGCCTTGCCGCGCTGATCCTGCTGGAGCTTCGCCTGCCGCGCGCCCTTCTGGGGCTTCTGGTTGGCTTCACGCTGGGGCTCGCCGGGGCGGTCATGCAGGGGTTCCTCAGGAACCCGCTGGCGGAGCCGGGGATCATCGGCGTGTCGGGCGCGGCCGCGCTCGGTGCGGTGCTCGTGTTCTATACGGGCCTTGCCGCGGTCTCCTCCCTGCTCCTGCCGCTCGGCGGCATCGCGGCGGCGCTGTGCGCGGGGCTCGTTCTCTTCATGCTGGCGGGGCGGGGGACGACGACCACGACGCTGATCCTCGCCGGCGTCGCCATGAACAGCCTCGCGGGCGCGCTGATCTCGCTCGTGCTCAACCTGTCGCCCAACCCCTATGCGGCGACGGAGATCATGTTCTGGCTCATGGGCTCGCTCGCCGACCGCAGTCTCGTCCATGTCTGGATCGTGCTGCCCCTTATGGCTGCCGGCTGGGCGATGATGTTGTGGACCGCGCGCGTGCTCGACGCCCTGACGCTCGGCGAGCAGACCGCGCAAAGCCTCGGTTTCGATCTCAGGATCACCCGGGTGGTCATCGTCTCCGGCATCGCATTGTCGGTCGGCAGCGCGGTTGCGGTGAGCGGCGCTATCGGCTTCGTCGGCCTCGTCGTGCCCCATCTCCTGCGCCCGTTCACCGGCCATCGCCCGGCGGCCCTGCTGGTTGCGAGCGGTCTCGGCGGCGCCGTCCTGACGCTTGCCGCCGATGTCGCGGTGCGCCTCGTCGCCGCCCAGCCGGAGCTGAAGCTCGGGGTCGTGACCGCGCTCATCGGGGCGCCCTTCCTGTTCTCCCTCATCTGGCGGCTCAGGGGACAGATGCGATGA
- a CDS encoding ABC transporter ATP-binding protein — protein sequence MKIEARGIAVRLGGATILDGVDIGIAPGEFVGLIGPNGAGKTTLLTVLARLRMPDGGQLLYDGRPAGALGRTALARRLAYLAQGTQVDWPLAAEDVVALGRLPHAGRFGPADSAADRRAVETAMAAADIAHFAGRPVTTLSGGERMRVLLARALAVEAEILLADEPVAALDPYHQLKVMELLAGAARAGLGVVAVLHDLTLASRFCDRLVLLDGGRVKADGTPGEVLTDAEIGSAYGVASLFGAHDGTRYVLPWRRIDDQAAE from the coding sequence ATGAAGATCGAGGCACGCGGCATTGCCGTCCGACTTGGCGGCGCAACCATTCTGGACGGCGTCGATATCGGGATCGCGCCCGGCGAGTTCGTAGGCCTCATCGGCCCGAACGGCGCGGGCAAGACGACGCTCCTGACCGTTCTCGCACGGCTGAGAATGCCCGATGGGGGTCAGCTCCTCTACGATGGCCGCCCCGCCGGCGCGCTCGGCCGGACCGCGCTCGCACGCCGGCTCGCCTATCTCGCCCAGGGCACGCAGGTGGACTGGCCGCTCGCCGCCGAGGATGTCGTCGCGCTCGGGCGGTTGCCCCATGCGGGCCGGTTCGGCCCCGCCGACAGCGCGGCGGACCGGCGCGCCGTCGAGACGGCGATGGCGGCGGCCGATATCGCGCATTTCGCCGGCCGGCCCGTGACGACACTGTCCGGCGGCGAGCGCATGCGCGTGCTCCTCGCCCGCGCGCTCGCCGTCGAGGCGGAGATACTGCTCGCCGACGAACCGGTCGCCGCGCTCGATCCCTATCACCAGCTCAAGGTGATGGAGCTTCTGGCGGGTGCGGCGCGCGCGGGGCTCGGCGTGGTCGCCGTTCTCCACGACCTCACACTTGCCTCGCGCTTCTGCGACCGGCTCGTCCTGCTCGATGGCGGCCGGGTGAAGGCCGACGGAACGCCGGGCGAGGTGCTCACCGATGCCGAGATCGGATCGGCCTACGGGGTCGCCTCGCTGTTCGGCGCCCATGACGGCACGCGCTATGTGCTGCCCTGGCGCCGGATCGACGATCAGGCGGCGGAATAG
- a CDS encoding DUF2783 domain-containing protein: MADLGKDRLGSAGDDFYEALLAAHKGLSFQESAALNARLVLILANLVGDPDTLKAALDAARETGRRD; this comes from the coding sequence ATGGCCGATCTCGGCAAGGACAGGCTGGGCAGCGCCGGAGACGATTTCTACGAGGCGCTGCTTGCCGCGCACAAGGGGTTGAGCTTCCAGGAGAGCGCCGCCCTCAATGCCCGCCTCGTGCTGATCCTCGCCAATCTGGTCGGCGATCCCGACACCCTCAAGGCCGCGCTCGACGCCGCCCGGGAGACGGGCAGGCGAGACTGA
- a CDS encoding FAD-dependent oxidoreductase encodes MPRYEYKHLGYATPPELSGGPVPDYRVAIVGAGPVGLAMAIDLALKDIPSVLLDENDVVSVGSRAICWAKRTLEIFDRLGLGDRMLEKGVTWKVGRLYHGDREVYSFDLLPEEGHKMPAFVNLQQYYVEEFLIERARDFPELIDLRFKNRVTGVENGPDGAALTVETPDGAYTLSAEYVIACDGAKSPIRDMLGLDFAGQLFEERFLIADVEIEADFPSERRFWFDPTFHEGQSALLHKQPDGIYRIDLQLGPDADPEEEKRPEKVIPRIRAVIGDVPFRLDWVSVYTFQCRRLERFVHDRVIFAGDSAHIVSPFGARGGNGGIQDVDNLGWKLAAILKGDAPERLLETYNAERVHGADENIRNSARTTTFMTPKSEMERVLREAVLDLAEEMGFARKLINSGRLSLPCSLEPLVDGTVPDGAPVRPGQAAPDAPLDGPEGRTWLLEHLPDDFTLVSFGGASAPRGCAIPHIRIGREDGDLVDREGFALARYGEGFTYLFRPDQHVSAVFRNGTAEAVRSARDHALGREA; translated from the coding sequence ATGCCGCGTTACGAATACAAGCATTTGGGCTATGCCACACCGCCGGAGCTGTCCGGCGGGCCGGTGCCGGATTACAGGGTGGCCATCGTCGGCGCGGGCCCTGTGGGGCTTGCCATGGCGATCGACCTCGCCCTGAAGGACATCCCCTCGGTACTCCTCGACGAGAACGACGTCGTGTCCGTCGGCTCGCGCGCCATCTGCTGGGCGAAGCGCACGCTGGAGATTTTCGACCGGCTTGGGCTGGGCGACCGCATGCTGGAGAAGGGGGTCACCTGGAAGGTCGGCCGCCTCTATCACGGCGACCGGGAGGTCTACAGTTTCGATCTCCTGCCGGAGGAGGGCCACAAGATGCCGGCCTTCGTGAACCTCCAGCAATATTATGTCGAGGAGTTCCTCATCGAGCGGGCGCGCGATTTCCCCGAACTCATCGATCTGAGGTTCAAGAACCGCGTGACCGGCGTGGAGAACGGTCCCGACGGGGCCGCCCTCACGGTGGAGACGCCCGACGGCGCCTACACGCTCTCCGCGGAATACGTGATCGCCTGCGACGGCGCGAAATCCCCGATCCGCGACATGCTGGGCCTCGATTTCGCGGGCCAGCTTTTCGAGGAGCGCTTCCTCATCGCCGATGTGGAGATCGAGGCCGATTTCCCCTCCGAACGCCGCTTCTGGTTCGATCCGACCTTCCACGAGGGGCAGTCCGCGCTGCTCCACAAGCAGCCCGACGGCATCTACCGGATCGACCTCCAGCTCGGCCCCGATGCCGATCCGGAGGAGGAGAAGCGGCCCGAGAAGGTCATTCCCCGCATCCGGGCGGTCATCGGCGACGTGCCGTTCAGGCTCGACTGGGTGTCCGTCTACACCTTCCAGTGCCGAAGGCTCGAGCGCTTCGTCCACGACCGGGTGATCTTCGCCGGCGACAGCGCCCATATCGTGTCGCCCTTCGGCGCGCGCGGCGGCAATGGCGGCATCCAGGACGTCGACAATCTCGGCTGGAAGCTCGCCGCCATCCTGAAGGGCGATGCGCCCGAACGCCTGCTTGAGACCTACAATGCCGAACGCGTCCACGGCGCGGACGAGAACATCCGCAACTCCGCGCGCACGACCACCTTCATGACGCCGAAATCGGAGATGGAGCGCGTGCTGCGCGAGGCGGTGCTCGACCTCGCCGAGGAGATGGGCTTCGCCCGCAAGCTCATCAATTCGGGCCGGCTGTCCCTGCCCTGCTCGCTGGAGCCTCTCGTGGACGGCACCGTGCCCGACGGCGCGCCCGTGAGGCCCGGCCAGGCAGCACCCGATGCGCCGCTCGACGGGCCGGAGGGGCGCACTTGGCTGCTTGAGCACCTGCCGGATGACTTCACGCTCGTCAGCTTCGGCGGCGCTTCTGCGCCCCGTGGCTGCGCCATTCCCCATATCCGCATCGGGAGGGAGGACGGTGACCTCGTCGACCGCGAAGGGTTTGCGCTTGCGCGCTATGGCGAGGGCTTCACCTATCTCTTCCGGCCCGACCAGCATGTCTCGGCGGTATTCCGCAACGGCACGGCGGAGGCCGTCCGGTCGGCCCGCGACCATGCGCTCGGCAGGGAGGCCTGA
- a CDS encoding MBL fold metallo-hydrolase codes for MAKPFASQGDLEEKTISFTEVGRDLWAFTAEGDPNTGVIIGDDAVMVVDAQATPRLAGKVVEKIRSVTDKPIKYVVLTHYHAVRVLGASAYGASEIVASDTCRAMVAERGQEDWASEFQRFPRLFEGHESIPGLTWPTMTFSRSMSVYLGRRRVDLKHLGRAHTAGDIVAWVADAEVMFTGDIVEYHSACYCGDGHFRDWGATLDAIGAHRPHAIAPGRGDALVGEAKVNEAIAKTRDFLESTYRPAAGVAARGGTLKEAWDAVRAECDPKFADYAIYEHCLPFNVARAYDEALGMDTPRIWTAERDKEMWEALQG; via the coding sequence ATGGCCAAGCCGTTCGCCTCCCAGGGCGATCTCGAGGAGAAGACGATCTCGTTCACCGAAGTCGGCCGCGACCTCTGGGCCTTCACCGCGGAAGGCGACCCGAATACGGGCGTCATCATCGGCGACGACGCGGTGATGGTGGTCGACGCACAGGCCACGCCCCGGCTCGCCGGCAAGGTGGTGGAGAAGATCCGCTCGGTCACCGACAAGCCGATCAAATATGTCGTGCTGACCCACTATCACGCCGTGCGCGTGCTCGGCGCGTCGGCCTACGGGGCCAGCGAGATCGTGGCCTCCGACACTTGCCGCGCCATGGTGGCCGAGCGCGGACAGGAGGACTGGGCGAGCGAGTTCCAGCGCTTCCCGAGGCTCTTCGAGGGCCATGAGAGCATTCCGGGCCTCACCTGGCCGACCATGACCTTCAGCCGGTCCATGAGCGTCTATCTCGGCAGGCGTCGGGTGGATCTCAAGCATCTCGGCCGGGCCCACACGGCGGGCGACATCGTCGCCTGGGTGGCCGATGCGGAGGTGATGTTCACCGGCGACATCGTGGAATACCACTCCGCCTGCTATTGCGGCGACGGCCATTTCCGCGACTGGGGCGCAACGCTCGATGCCATCGGGGCCCATCGCCCGCACGCCATCGCGCCCGGCCGCGGCGACGCACTGGTCGGCGAGGCGAAGGTGAATGAGGCCATCGCGAAGACCCGCGATTTCCTGGAGAGCACCTATCGCCCGGCGGCCGGCGTCGCCGCGCGTGGCGGCACGCTCAAGGAGGCCTGGGACGCGGTGCGCGCGGAATGCGATCCGAAATTCGCCGACTACGCGATCTACGAACACTGCCTGCCCTTCAACGTGGCACGCGCCTATGACGAGGCGCTCGGCATGGACACGCCGCGCATCTGGACCGCGGAGCGCGACAAGGAGATGTGGGAGGCACTGCAGGGTTAG
- a CDS encoding fumarylacetoacetate hydrolase family protein: MKLATLKDGSRDGRLVVVSRDLAHCCDVGHIAPTLQAALDNWARIAPHLALVAEGVEIGAQPVERFHEHEAMSPLPRAYQWADGSAYVNHVELVRKARGAQMPERFWTDPLIYQGGSDSFLGPRDPIAMADDESFGIDMEGEVAVIVDDVPMGASEAEARAAIRLVMLVNDVSLRGLIPGELAKGFGFFQSKPSSAFSPVAVTPDELGAAWDGGKVSLPLCVDYNGEPFGRAEAGRDMTFDFPRLIAHAARTRPLGAGAIVGSGTVSNKLDGGPGKPVSQGGAGYSCIAEIRMIETIEHGAPKTPFMRFGDTVRIEMKDRDGHSVFGAIEQTVEPYDKGA, from the coding sequence ATGAAGCTCGCCACATTGAAGGACGGCTCGCGGGACGGACGGCTCGTCGTCGTCTCCAGAGACCTCGCCCATTGCTGCGATGTCGGCCATATCGCCCCGACGCTGCAGGCCGCGCTCGACAACTGGGCGCGGATCGCACCGCATCTGGCGCTCGTGGCCGAAGGCGTGGAGATCGGCGCGCAGCCCGTCGAGCGCTTTCACGAGCACGAGGCCATGTCGCCCCTGCCGCGCGCCTATCAGTGGGCGGACGGGTCGGCCTATGTCAATCATGTGGAACTCGTGCGCAAGGCGCGCGGCGCGCAGATGCCGGAGAGATTCTGGACGGATCCCCTGATCTATCAGGGCGGATCCGACAGCTTCCTCGGTCCGCGCGATCCCATCGCCATGGCCGACGACGAGAGCTTCGGAATCGACATGGAGGGCGAGGTCGCGGTGATCGTCGACGACGTGCCCATGGGCGCGAGCGAGGCGGAGGCCCGAGCGGCGATCCGCCTCGTCATGCTGGTCAACGACGTCAGCCTGCGCGGGCTCATTCCGGGCGAGCTCGCCAAGGGCTTCGGCTTCTTCCAGTCGAAACCCTCCTCCGCCTTCTCGCCCGTGGCGGTCACGCCCGACGAGCTCGGCGCGGCGTGGGACGGCGGCAAGGTCTCCCTGCCGCTCTGTGTCGACTATAATGGCGAGCCGTTCGGGCGCGCCGAGGCGGGCCGCGACATGACCTTCGACTTTCCCCGGCTCATCGCCCATGCGGCGCGGACGCGGCCGCTCGGCGCCGGCGCCATCGTCGGCTCGGGCACGGTCTCCAACAAGCTCGACGGCGGACCGGGCAAGCCCGTCTCGCAGGGCGGCGCGGGCTATTCCTGCATCGCGGAGATCCGCATGATCGAGACCATAGAGCACGGCGCCCCGAAGACGCCCTTCATGCGGTTCGGCGACACGGTGCGCATCGAGATGAAGGACCGCGACGGCCATTCCGTCTTCGGCGCTATCGAACAGACCGTAGAGCCATACGACAAGGGAGCCTGA
- the hmgA gene encoding homogentisate 1,2-dioxygenase, producing MALRYMPGFGNDFETEALDGALPQGQNSPQDCAYGLYAEQLSGSPFTAPRGTNERSWLYRIRPSVRHTARFSPEDRPHWKTAPCLDDHSLALGQLRWDPVPPPEERTDFLSGIRTMTTAGDVMTQAGMASHVYVFNADMENDYAFNADGELLLVPETGAIRVFTEMGIMDVEPSEICIVPRGMMFKVSKLGPGEFRRGYVCENYGAKFTLPERGPIGANCLANPRDFKTPVAAYEDKETPARVHVKWCGRFFVTEIGHSPLDVVAWHGNYTPYKYDLKTFSPVGAILFDHPDPSIFTVLTAPSGEAGTANVDFVIFPPRWLVAEHTFRPPWYHRNIMSEFMGLIYGRYDAKEEGFVPGGMSLHNMMLPHGPDTMAFGKASTEALKPVKLDDTMAFMFETRFPQQLTRFAAELETLQDDYTDCWAGLERRFDGTPEGR from the coding sequence ATGGCGCTGCGCTATATGCCGGGCTTCGGCAACGACTTCGAGACCGAAGCCCTCGACGGCGCCCTGCCCCAGGGCCAGAACAGCCCGCAGGACTGCGCATACGGCCTCTATGCCGAACAGCTCTCCGGCTCGCCCTTCACCGCCCCGCGCGGCACCAACGAGCGCTCGTGGCTCTATCGCATCCGGCCGAGCGTGCGCCATACGGCGCGCTTCTCGCCGGAGGACCGTCCCCACTGGAAGACGGCGCCCTGCCTCGACGACCACTCGCTGGCGCTCGGCCAGCTACGCTGGGACCCCGTGCCGCCGCCGGAGGAGAGGACGGACTTCCTGTCCGGCATCCGCACCATGACGACGGCCGGCGATGTGATGACGCAGGCCGGCATGGCCTCACATGTCTATGTCTTCAATGCCGACATGGAGAACGACTACGCCTTCAACGCCGATGGCGAGCTCCTGCTGGTGCCGGAGACCGGCGCGATCCGCGTCTTCACCGAGATGGGCATCATGGATGTGGAGCCCTCCGAGATCTGCATCGTGCCGCGCGGCATGATGTTCAAGGTCTCGAAATTGGGGCCGGGCGAGTTCCGGCGCGGCTATGTCTGCGAGAATTACGGCGCCAAGTTCACCCTGCCCGAGCGCGGTCCCATCGGCGCGAACTGCCTTGCCAATCCGCGCGACTTCAAGACCCCGGTCGCCGCTTACGAGGACAAGGAGACGCCGGCGCGCGTGCATGTGAAATGGTGCGGCCGGTTCTTCGTGACCGAGATCGGCCATTCGCCGCTCGACGTGGTTGCCTGGCACGGTAATTACACACCGTACAAATACGACCTGAAGACCTTCTCGCCGGTCGGCGCGATCCTGTTCGACCATCCCGATCCGTCGATCTTCACCGTGCTGACGGCGCCATCGGGCGAGGCCGGCACGGCCAATGTCGACTTCGTCATCTTCCCGCCGCGCTGGCTGGTGGCGGAGCACACCTTCCGCCCGCCCTGGTACCACCGCAACATCATGAGCGAGTTCATGGGGCTGATTTACGGGCGGTACGACGCCAAGGAGGAGGGCTTCGTGCCCGGCGGCATGAGCCTGCACAACATGATGCTGCCGCACGGCCCCGACACGATGGCGTTCGGGAAGGCCTCGACGGAGGCGCTCAAGCCGGTCAAGCTCGACGACACAATGGCTTTCATGTTCGAGACGCGTTTTCCCCAGCAGCTCACCCGGTTCGCCGCCGAGCTCGAGACGCTTCAGGACGACTATACCGACTGCTGGGCGGGCCTCGAGCGCCGGTTCGACGGCACGCCCGAAGGCCGCTGA
- a CDS encoding MarR family winged helix-turn-helix transcriptional regulator, which yields MAAGGPGPAGDETDADILALEAFLPYRLNRAAELVSRGFARLYGERYGLTRPEWRCLATIGQFGRITATAIGTHSSMHKTKVSRAVRALEERKWLMREADPQDRRTEHLTLTPQGLKAYGELAGIARGYEAELMRALARDGEKLDRGLAGVERVFASGGKTQQ from the coding sequence ATGGCGGCTGGAGGCCCGGGACCGGCAGGGGACGAAACGGACGCGGACATCCTGGCGCTCGAGGCGTTCCTGCCCTATCGGCTGAACCGGGCCGCAGAGCTCGTGAGCCGCGGCTTTGCAAGGCTCTATGGCGAGCGCTACGGGCTCACCCGGCCCGAATGGCGCTGCCTTGCCACCATCGGCCAGTTCGGGCGCATCACGGCGACCGCGATCGGCACGCATTCCTCCATGCACAAGACCAAGGTCAGCCGCGCGGTGCGTGCGCTGGAGGAGCGCAAGTGGCTCATGCGCGAGGCCGATCCGCAAGACCGGCGCACCGAACATCTGACCCTCACGCCGCAGGGGCTGAAGGCCTATGGCGAGCTTGCCGGAATTGCGCGCGGCTACGAGGCGGAGCTCATGCGCGCGCTTGCCCGCGATGGCGAGAAGCTTGACCGTGGGCTCGCCGGCGTGGAAAGGGTCTTCGCCTCGGGCGGCAAGACACAACAATGA
- a CDS encoding NAD(P)-binding protein translates to MARDPRYDILFEPVRIGPKTARNRFYQVPHCNGMGYRDPAALAAMRGIKAEGGWAVVCTEEVEIHHTSEITPFIELRLWDDRDIPVMERMTGAIQAHGALAGIELCYNGLSGSNLHSREIPMGPQALPISTFMPDPVQGRRMDLEDIRNLRRWHSSAVRRAVRAGFDIVYVYAAHGLGLPQQFLSRRLNDRGDAYGGSLENRARLLRELIEDTKEAVGDDCAVAVRIAADELCGEAGLHKEEVHEVIAMMAELPDLWDLALSDWDNDSVTSRFGGEGEQEPFVAGVKALTTRPVVGVGRFTSPDTMVSMIRRGVLDMIGAARPSIADPFLPRKIEEGRLEDIRECIGCNICVAGDFTMSPIRCTQNPTMGEEWRRGWHPEILRARESEARVLVVGAGPAGLECAQALGKRGYEVALAEAGMEAGGRVTRESRLPGLAAWARVRDYRLQQLHGLANVELYFDSALGAGDILDFGFDHVAVATGCHWRRDGVARHHRTPIPVADGTAVLTPDDLMAGGRPAGKTVLVYDDDHYYMGGVLAELLADEGFAVTLATPAAEVSAWTRTTMEQHRIQARLIEKGVTIRPHTAVTALGPEGVRTACVFTGREGAIGCDAVLLVTARLPEEGLVEDLKAREEDWADAGIASVRAIGDAFAPGTIAAAVYSGRKYAETLDGPPDTGDTVPFRRELTALEDPVRGLTVDPACTPVRGSGRHPDSSGRRDRASPSRGGTGRARRAR, encoded by the coding sequence ATGGCGCGGGATCCGCGATACGACATTCTCTTCGAGCCGGTCCGCATCGGGCCGAAAACGGCACGCAACCGGTTCTATCAGGTGCCGCACTGCAACGGCATGGGCTATCGCGACCCGGCGGCGCTCGCCGCCATGCGCGGCATCAAGGCGGAGGGCGGCTGGGCGGTGGTGTGCACCGAAGAGGTGGAGATCCACCACACCTCCGAGATCACGCCCTTCATCGAGCTGCGCCTGTGGGACGACCGCGACATTCCGGTGATGGAGCGTATGACCGGGGCCATCCAGGCGCACGGTGCGCTCGCCGGCATCGAGCTTTGCTATAACGGGCTGAGCGGGTCCAACCTGCACAGCCGGGAAATCCCCATGGGGCCGCAGGCCCTGCCGATCTCCACCTTCATGCCGGACCCGGTGCAGGGCCGGCGCATGGACCTCGAGGACATCCGAAACCTCCGGCGCTGGCACAGCTCGGCGGTGCGGCGCGCGGTCCGCGCGGGCTTTGACATCGTCTATGTCTATGCCGCCCATGGGCTGGGGTTGCCTCAGCAGTTCCTCTCGCGCCGGCTGAACGACCGCGGCGACGCGTATGGCGGCAGCCTGGAGAACCGGGCGCGCCTGCTGCGCGAACTGATCGAGGATACGAAGGAGGCGGTCGGCGACGACTGCGCGGTGGCGGTGCGCATCGCCGCCGACGAGTTGTGCGGCGAGGCGGGCCTTCACAAGGAGGAGGTCCACGAGGTCATCGCCATGATGGCCGAGCTTCCCGATCTCTGGGATCTTGCCCTGTCGGACTGGGACAACGACTCGGTCACCTCACGCTTTGGCGGGGAGGGCGAGCAGGAGCCCTTCGTGGCCGGCGTCAAGGCGCTGACCACCAGGCCGGTGGTCGGTGTCGGCCGCTTCACCTCGCCCGACACGATGGTTTCCATGATAAGGCGTGGCGTGCTCGACATGATCGGGGCCGCGCGCCCGTCCATCGCCGATCCCTTCCTGCCGAGGAAGATCGAGGAGGGGCGGCTTGAGGACATCCGCGAATGCATCGGCTGCAATATCTGCGTGGCGGGCGATTTCACCATGTCGCCGATCCGCTGCACGCAGAACCCGACCATGGGTGAGGAATGGCGGCGCGGCTGGCATCCGGAGATCCTGCGCGCGCGGGAGAGCGAGGCCCGCGTTCTCGTGGTCGGGGCGGGGCCGGCCGGGCTCGAATGCGCGCAGGCCCTCGGCAAGCGTGGCTATGAGGTGGCGCTCGCCGAGGCCGGCATGGAAGCCGGGGGCCGCGTTACCCGCGAGAGCCGCCTGCCGGGGCTCGCCGCCTGGGCGCGGGTGCGCGACTACCGGCTCCAGCAGCTCCATGGGCTGGCCAATGTGGAGCTCTATTTCGACAGCGCGCTCGGCGCCGGAGATATCCTCGACTTCGGCTTCGATCACGTGGCCGTTGCCACCGGCTGCCACTGGCGGCGCGACGGCGTGGCGCGCCATCACCGGACACCGATCCCGGTGGCGGACGGCACGGCCGTTCTCACGCCCGACGACCTGATGGCGGGCGGGCGCCCCGCCGGCAAGACCGTGCTCGTCTATGACGACGACCACTATTATATGGGCGGCGTTCTGGCGGAGCTCTTGGCGGACGAGGGCTTCGCGGTCACGCTCGCGACGCCCGCCGCGGAGGTCTCCGCCTGGACACGCACCACCATGGAGCAGCACCGCATCCAGGCACGCCTGATCGAGAAGGGCGTCACGATCCGGCCGCATACCGCCGTGACGGCGCTCGGACCGGAAGGCGTACGGACGGCCTGCGTGTTCACCGGGCGCGAGGGCGCCATCGGTTGCGATGCCGTCCTGCTCGTCACCGCCCGCCTGCCGGAGGAAGGGCTCGTTGAGGACCTCAAGGCGCGAGAGGAGGACTGGGCCGATGCCGGCATCGCCTCCGTGCGCGCCATCGGCGATGCCTTCGCGCCCGGCACCATCGCCGCCGCCGTCTATTCCGGCCGCAAATATGCCGAAACCCTCGACGGGCCGCCCGATACGGGCGACACGGTGCCGTTCCGCCGCGAGCTCACCGCGCTCGAAGACCCGGTTCGCGGGCTGACCGTCGATCCGGCCTGCACGCCCGTCAGGGGCTCAGGACGGCACCCGGATTCATCAGGCCGTCGGGATCGAGCATCGCCTTCACGCGGTGGAACAGGTCGAGCTCGACGGGCGAGGTGA